One part of the bacterium genome encodes these proteins:
- a CDS encoding catechol 2,3-dioxygenase: protein MRTTGVEPIQDVAHLAHVEIQTPRMSETLAFFTTVIGLQESRREGASVFLRAWGDYYHHTLKITEADQAGLGHVAWRAVSPQALERRVKALHDGGWGRGWIKGDIGHGPAYRFVDPAGHPMEIFYEVEWHESPAASHTRLKNQPDRRPITGIGARRIDHVNLSAKDVRANSQFMQECMGFRLREHIVHDGLEIGAWLSVTPLVHDIAYMRDVSGADGRFHHVAFWLDDYGDLIRAADILRESAGHIEAGPAKHAITNALFLYLYEPGGNRLELYTGGYLIFPPDWRPVTWTKEDQDLRVWWGGDLPESFFTYATPVAPAKANLPA from the coding sequence ATGCGCACGACCGGCGTTGAACCCATCCAGGATGTCGCTCATCTCGCCCATGTCGAAATACAGACTCCCCGGATGAGTGAGACGCTTGCGTTCTTCACGACGGTCATTGGCCTTCAGGAGAGTCGCCGCGAAGGCGCCTCCGTGTTTCTGCGGGCGTGGGGAGATTACTACCATCATACCTTGAAGATCACGGAAGCCGACCAGGCGGGATTGGGACACGTTGCGTGGCGGGCGGTCAGCCCTCAGGCCTTGGAGCGTCGAGTGAAAGCCCTGCACGACGGTGGATGGGGGCGGGGGTGGATCAAGGGGGACATCGGTCACGGTCCGGCGTACAGGTTCGTCGATCCAGCCGGGCACCCCATGGAGATCTTCTACGAGGTCGAGTGGCACGAGTCACCCGCAGCGTCGCATACCAGGTTAAAGAACCAACCGGACCGGCGTCCCATCACCGGCATCGGGGCCCGGAGGATTGATCACGTCAACCTGTCAGCCAAGGATGTCCGGGCAAACAGCCAGTTCATGCAGGAATGCATGGGGTTCAGGCTGCGTGAGCACATCGTGCATGATGGGCTTGAAATAGGCGCGTGGCTGAGTGTCACGCCGCTGGTACACGACATCGCCTATATGCGTGACGTTTCAGGGGCCGATGGTCGTTTCCACCACGTCGCCTTTTGGCTGGATGACTACGGCGACCTCATCCGGGCGGCCGACATCCTCAGAGAATCTGCCGGGCACATCGAGGCCGGTCCCGCAAAACATGCCATCACGAACGCTTTGTTCCTGTACCTCTACGAGCCGGGCGGAAACCGCCTGGAGCTGTACACAGGCGGATACCTGATCTTTCCCCCTGATTGGCGCCCCGTGACCTGGACGAAGGAAGATCAAGATCTACGCGTCTGGTGGGGTGGCGATCTGCCTGAAAGCTTCTTTACTTACGCAACGCCGGTGGCACCGGCGAAGGCCAACCTTCCCGCTTAG
- a CDS encoding alpha/beta hydrolase, with protein MKINGETICCEVEGQGPPVVLIHGWTLNLRMWDRQMKALSRRFRVIRYDRRGFGKSSGREDLQWDGADLEELLDHLDIDNAHILGMSQGGSVALRFVRTFPARARSLILHGSIPPEGYPLPWTGPDRIPMSEWRSLVKKSGLDAFRRDWSTHPIMRVPDDRHDVQVALADMIQAYRGERFLNPAKPSGPIGPATMDDLPRLTLPTLVVIGETDVPYLQIAARMFAYYLPNAQMAVIPGGGHMINLLEPERYNTTILRFLENTQITGGEAGTFK; from the coding sequence ATGAAGATCAACGGGGAAACAATCTGCTGTGAAGTTGAAGGGCAGGGTCCACCCGTCGTGCTCATCCATGGGTGGACCTTGAACCTCCGAATGTGGGATAGGCAGATGAAGGCATTGAGCCGACGGTTTCGGGTTATTCGCTATGACCGTCGAGGCTTCGGCAAATCCAGTGGGCGTGAGGACCTCCAGTGGGATGGGGCGGATCTCGAAGAACTGCTTGATCATCTCGACATTGACAACGCGCATATCCTCGGCATGTCTCAGGGCGGCAGCGTTGCGCTCCGGTTCGTCCGAACTTTTCCCGCCCGGGCGCGCTCTCTCATCTTACACGGCAGCATCCCGCCGGAGGGCTATCCGCTACCGTGGACGGGGCCCGATCGCATCCCCATGAGCGAGTGGCGGTCTCTTGTGAAGAAATCGGGACTCGACGCTTTCCGCCGAGACTGGAGCACTCATCCGATCATGCGAGTCCCGGACGACCGTCACGACGTCCAGGTGGCTCTTGCAGACATGATACAAGCGTATCGCGGTGAGCGCTTTCTGAACCCTGCAAAACCCTCCGGTCCGATCGGGCCCGCCACCATGGATGACCTTCCGCGTCTCACCCTTCCCACACTGGTGGTTATCGGCGAGACCGACGTCCCGTATCTCCAGATTGCCGCGCGCATGTTTGCGTACTATTTGCCAAACGCGCAGATGGCTGTGATTCCAGGTGGTGGACACATGATCAACTTGCTAGAACCTGAGCGGTACAATACCACGATCCTTCGCTTCCTTGAGAACACTCAGATCACCGGGGGCGAGGCCGGAACCTTCAAGTGA
- a CDS encoding DUF1697 domain-containing protein: MKSYAAFLRGVSPMNTKMPELRRAFEAAGFTDVRTVLSSGNVVFSAPPAWEAALERKTEAAIKKHLGHAHLTIVRPIDALRRMLATNPYKFFRLKPGSKRVVTFLRGNPHARFALPIELDDSRILHRKGGEVFSAYVPGPDGPVFMRLIEKTLGKDLTTRTWETVMKVAK, from the coding sequence ATGAAAAGCTACGCGGCGTTCCTCCGGGGCGTGAGCCCGATGAACACGAAGATGCCGGAACTCAGGCGGGCATTTGAGGCCGCAGGCTTCACGGACGTAAGGACGGTTCTCTCGAGCGGGAATGTGGTCTTCAGTGCGCCGCCGGCGTGGGAAGCAGCGCTCGAGCGCAAGACCGAAGCGGCGATTAAGAAGCACCTCGGTCACGCACACCTCACCATCGTGCGCCCGATCGATGCGCTCCGCAGGATGCTTGCGACGAACCCCTACAAGTTTTTCCGACTGAAGCCCGGCTCGAAACGAGTCGTCACGTTCCTGCGCGGGAATCCGCATGCCCGGTTCGCACTACCGATCGAACTTGATGACTCGCGCATTCTTCACAGGAAAGGCGGGGAGGTCTTCAGTGCCTACGTCCCAGGTCCCGACGGACCCGTGTTCATGAGACTCATCGAGAAAACCCTCGGCAAGGATCTCACAACGCGCACGTGGGAAACGGTTATGAAGGTCGCAAAGTGA
- a CDS encoding nucleotidyltransferase domain-containing protein gives MFTVEERDRVRHAILKMAHADPRVVAGAMIGSLALGAGDSWSDLDLGFGLVDGSSPSDVLAQWTSRLEREFGAVHLFDLPSLSTIYRVFLFPGCLEVDVSMTPASEFGAHGPKFKVLFGRAVERPQTVRPPAEHLFGLGVHHAVRARFCVARGRFWQAQYWIGEVRNLALSLACRRRGLEVRQGRGYDELPAEILATFEETLVRSMNPGELLRALGHVVGGLLREATEAAELASKVEGHLSQLASPRFVGRLSD, from the coding sequence ATGTTTACGGTTGAGGAGCGCGATCGGGTCCGACACGCCATCCTGAAGATGGCCCACGCGGATCCGCGAGTGGTCGCGGGTGCGATGATCGGCTCGCTCGCGCTGGGCGCCGGCGATTCCTGGTCGGATCTTGACCTCGGCTTCGGCCTAGTGGATGGGTCTTCACCCAGCGACGTACTTGCGCAGTGGACGTCGAGACTCGAGCGAGAGTTTGGCGCGGTTCATCTTTTCGACTTGCCGTCACTGTCCACCATTTACCGCGTCTTCCTATTCCCCGGGTGTCTGGAGGTCGACGTGTCAATGACTCCCGCCTCAGAGTTCGGAGCCCACGGACCCAAGTTCAAAGTGCTCTTCGGCCGCGCCGTTGAGCGGCCTCAAACCGTGCGGCCGCCGGCGGAGCATCTGTTCGGGTTGGGCGTTCACCACGCAGTACGCGCGCGTTTCTGCGTGGCCCGAGGCCGGTTCTGGCAGGCCCAGTACTGGATCGGCGAAGTCCGCAACCTGGCGCTGTCGCTGGCTTGCCGTCGGCGCGGGCTCGAGGTGCGCCAGGGTAGAGGCTACGATGAGCTTCCGGCGGAGATTTTGGCCACCTTCGAGGAAACGCTGGTACGGTCCATGAATCCGGGAGAGCTCTTGCGTGCCTTGGGCCACGTTGTCGGGGGACTCCTGCGCGAAGCGACCGAGGCGGCGGAGTTGGCGTCAAAGGTTGAAGGCCACCTAAGTCAGTTAGCGTCTCCGCGTTTCGTGGGACGGCTGAGTGACTAA
- a CDS encoding isoprenylcysteine carboxylmethyltransferase family protein produces the protein MRFTLIIVGTAAFLGLAVLGWGGFMAFFSHRALIALAIALLILSGVASFAGGNLSPGEREDRSNRWVLAAFALIGLLGGYVPAWTDRMEFWVLDGDSIRWLGVLLFAVGGALRLWPVFVLGRQFSGLVAIQPGHTLITVGVYGVIRHPSYLGLLVNSLGWGLAFRSGIGVLLTALTIPPILARIHAEERLLRTQFGDEYDAYRARTSRLIPGLY, from the coding sequence GTGCGCTTTACGCTGATCATTGTGGGCACCGCTGCCTTTCTGGGCCTGGCCGTGCTTGGTTGGGGCGGGTTTATGGCGTTCTTTTCTCACCGGGCGCTGATCGCGCTCGCCATTGCACTCCTAATTCTATCTGGCGTGGCATCATTTGCTGGCGGGAACTTGAGCCCCGGCGAGCGCGAAGATCGTTCCAACCGCTGGGTCCTTGCTGCGTTTGCGCTGATCGGGCTACTGGGTGGCTATGTGCCGGCCTGGACGGACCGCATGGAGTTCTGGGTCCTTGACGGCGACAGCATTCGCTGGCTTGGGGTTCTTCTCTTCGCCGTCGGGGGCGCGCTGCGGCTCTGGCCGGTTTTCGTGCTGGGCCGACAGTTCAGCGGGCTGGTCGCGATCCAACCCGGGCACACCTTGATCACCGTCGGTGTCTATGGCGTCATCCGCCACCCTAGCTACCTGGGTTTGCTCGTCAACTCGCTAGGATGGGGTCTGGCCTTCCGTTCGGGGATTGGTGTGCTACTAACAGCGCTGACTATCCCGCCGATACTCGCGCGCATCCATGCGGAAGAGAGACTGCTACGCACGCAGTTCGGCGACGAGTACGATGCCTACCGTGCCCGGACATCACGGCTGATTCCGGGACTCTATTAG
- a CDS encoding DinB family protein translates to MITRTMLTDQLDLYHARLEMALEGITGEDARRVVAKPLAPIVWQIGHLAVVDAIYVQRGGGSYTVQPSYDTLFKPGTGGEAEYPLLGEVWAAFSDAHQALRALVKEADLARPLQHPAGAYTSVGGMLLYACYHRGYHAGKIGTLRALLGKPLPMVPPARR, encoded by the coding sequence ATGATCACGCGGACAATGCTGACCGACCAACTCGACTTGTATCACGCGCGTCTGGAGATGGCTTTAGAGGGCATCACGGGCGAGGATGCACGCAGGGTCGTGGCCAAACCTCTTGCGCCGATCGTCTGGCAGATCGGACATCTGGCGGTCGTTGACGCCATCTATGTCCAGCGAGGCGGTGGATCCTACACGGTGCAGCCAAGCTACGACACCCTGTTCAAGCCGGGGACAGGTGGGGAGGCGGAGTATCCGCTGCTGGGTGAAGTGTGGGCGGCATTTTCCGACGCCCACCAGGCCCTGCGGGCTCTCGTCAAAGAAGCGGATCTAGCCAGGCCGCTCCAGCACCCCGCCGGCGCCTACACCAGCGTGGGCGGGATGCTCCTCTATGCCTGCTACCATCGGGGCTACCACGCCGGCAAGATTGGCACGCTGCGCGCGCTACTCGGCAAGCCACTCCCCATGGTGCCGCCGGCAAGACGGTGA
- a CDS encoding DUF1905 domain-containing protein, with product MRLIKRFTATLEKGRSRGAWTYVVWPESVKFFGTRGLVKVRGTINGYPFHSAFMAMGDGRHMLPVKADVREAIGKEAGDSVTVRLEERIG from the coding sequence ATGAGGTTAATCAAACGATTCACAGCTACCCTAGAAAAAGGCCGCAGTAGGGGAGCGTGGACATACGTAGTGTGGCCTGAATCGGTCAAATTTTTCGGGACGCGGGGTCTCGTGAAGGTGCGGGGCACGATCAATGGCTATCCATTCCACAGTGCGTTTATGGCCATGGGGGATGGCAGACACATGCTGCCCGTAAAGGCGGATGTACGAGAGGCCATTGGGAAAGAGGCGGGTGATAGTGTGACCGTAAGGCTCGAGGAGCGGATCGGGTAA
- a CDS encoding protein-glutamine glutaminase family protein — protein sequence MPSTKETGILTLAMIRKVKGETQYLFSEKQAIFTLAVSGKARRASAALLKDGLLKKLPVKAQIGTRDGVIHRTAEPSRRELEEFHRNRTLLERPEKTQRLNVASVDPTVFNVVDHHRRVRCFRQCRRIIPNYQKAKRIFDYCAKQTCSLGGPFQVSPCIPFQYVIDGCYARAHKMRWIITTKYRYCCEKIFSFAVYGNDALAVQANKWGGCCVTWWYHVAPLVRVRLGRWAVLLLVIDPGMFDKPVLLSTWLAAQENKNCSPYAHVSLYSIQPGSAYTPAGGWTAFTTDPNYTATDATLLAYQKSVTC from the coding sequence ATGCCATCCACGAAAGAGACTGGGATCCTGACGCTTGCTATGATACGGAAGGTCAAGGGAGAGACGCAGTACCTTTTTAGCGAGAAGCAGGCGATTTTCACACTGGCCGTGAGTGGGAAAGCCAGACGGGCGTCGGCCGCGCTGCTCAAGGATGGGCTGCTGAAGAAGTTGCCGGTAAAGGCACAAATTGGCACGCGGGATGGAGTGATTCACAGGACCGCGGAGCCCTCGCGCAGGGAGTTAGAAGAATTTCACCGGAACCGCACCTTGTTGGAGAGGCCGGAGAAAACTCAACGGCTGAATGTGGCATCGGTTGACCCGACGGTTTTCAATGTGGTTGATCATCATCGGAGAGTGCGCTGTTTCCGGCAGTGCAGGCGGATCATCCCAAACTACCAGAAGGCGAAAAGGATTTTTGATTATTGCGCGAAGCAGACGTGCAGCCTGGGAGGACCGTTCCAAGTGTCGCCGTGCATCCCGTTTCAGTACGTGATTGATGGCTGCTATGCACGCGCGCACAAGATGCGCTGGATCATCACGACGAAATACCGCTACTGTTGCGAAAAGATTTTCAGCTTTGCAGTGTATGGAAATGATGCGCTGGCGGTGCAGGCGAACAAGTGGGGCGGATGTTGCGTGACGTGGTGGTATCACGTGGCGCCACTGGTACGAGTGCGATTGGGAAGATGGGCAGTGCTGCTGTTGGTGATCGATCCAGGGATGTTCGACAAGCCGGTGTTGCTTAGCACGTGGCTGGCAGCGCAGGAGAATAAGAATTGCAGCCCGTACGCCCATGTGTCGCTGTATTCGATCCAGCCCGGATCGGCCTACACTCCGGCGGGCGGCTGGACCGCGTTCACAACGGATCCGAACTACACCGCGACAGATGCGACACTACTTGCGTATCAGAAGTCGGTCACGTGCTAG